The Lachnospiraceae bacterium genome includes the window GATACTATAAGGAAACTTTGGTTTCGCTTACCTTTGAAGGACTCGAAGGAATCGAAAAGATCCGCTCTATTATGGAAGAGATGCGCCAGAATCCTAAAGACAGCTATGGCGGCCTGAAGGTTCTGGAGATCAAAGACTACTCCAAGGGCATTGATGGACTGCCTAAGAGCAATGTGCTGCGATTCTTGCTAGAAAAGAATAGCTGGTTCTGTGTACGTCCATCAGGGACGGAGCCCAAAGTCAAATTTTACTTTGGCGTTAAGGGACTTGATGCTGCCCATGCACAAGAGCTGGTCGAAAAACTGCAAAAGGATGTTACGCCCTAAGCGGTGGCGTATGAATGGATACATCTCCAAGGAATTTACCTTGGGGATGTATTTTTTTGTGTGCAGATGAATATGATGAAGTAAAACCGCGAAGCGGTAAAGGAGAGACGGCTTATGAGTCAGAAGAAAAGCTTCTGGGTTTTTTTATTGCTGAGTGTCTGCATTTTGCTGACAGCCTGCGGCAAAAAGGAAGAACCGGTTCGCAGCTATGAAAATGCGCAAGATATTGCCTATGAAATTGTGACCGGCTCTGATGTGCCGCATAAGGTCAATGAAAAAATCTACAAAGCAAAAGAGAAGGGCTTTGGCTTTGCGTATCGCGACGGTGAAACCATGTATACGATTTTTGGTTTTGGAAAGCAAAATACAGGCGGGTACAGCATACAGGTGCTGGCAGTCAAGGAAACCGATGCCGCGGTTGTCATCGAAGCAAAGCTGGTAGCGCCGGAGGCAGAAGAAGTCATATCCACGTCGCCATCTTATCCATATATGATCTTAAAAATGACCAATGTGGAGAAAGATGTTCAATTCTTATTACATTAAGGGGGATCCTACAATGGCAGATTTATTAAGAGAAACATACAGCAGTGCGTCTATGTGTCCGCCGCAGCTGCTGCAGGTACCGGTTAAGGGCGATGTGATCGTTCCGGATACGAAACCGGATGCAGATAAGATTCTGCAAACAAGCGTGCGCTACATGCCTGCGGATGCTGCTTTGGAGCATCGCAAGGTCAGAGTACAGGGCGAATTGGAATTTACGGTTTTATATCTGAGTCAGGAGGAAATGCCGGCGCTGCGGAGCCTGACCAGTGTACTCCCGGTAGAAGAAGAGATTAACTTAGACGGGATCATGGAAGAGGACGATAGGGTGCGCTTTCAGATTGCTTATACGCCTGAGAACATTCGCAGCACACTTTTAAATGGCCGTAAATTAAGTCTTAGCGCACTGTTAGAGATCGAGGTGCAGGTCACAAAATATGAAGACACAGCTGTGATCATGGATGTAGCCGGAGAGGAAAATCTGGTGCTCAATCGCATTCAGAAGCCAGTAAGCCGTCTGGTAGGAGATAAAGAGGAAAAGCTGATTGTAAGAGAAAGTGAGGCGGTCAAGGACGGAAGCCCCAATATTCAGGAAATTCTGTGGTGGGATGCCTCCATTCGGAATAGGAGCTGCCGCCTGCTGGAGGATAAGGTACAGGTAAAGGGAGAAATTGCCGTCAGCGTATTATATCAAACGGAAAACGGCGTGCAGTTTTTTGATTACAGCACAGATTTTGCCGGCCTGCTGGAAGTGAGCGGCTGTAGGGAGGATATGGAAGCGGCTTTGCAGATGGAGATCGTAAAGGGGTTTGTACATGCGGATGCCGACGCAGATGGAGAACAGAGGGTTCTGCAGATGGAAATGATTGTATCCTGCAGAGTGCGTGTCTGTGAAGAGCAGATGTGCGAGCTGGTTGTAGATGCCTACGATACGAAGCAGGATGTTTTACTGGAGAAGCCGCTGCGGTTCATGCAGCATCAGATCTATCGTGATCAGCTGCGCGCGGATGTAGCAGAAACGCTGGAGATTCCGGAAAATATGCCCATGGCCCTGCAGGTGTTCTATACAACGGCGAGGGTAAAGGTAGATGATTATGTGATAGAGGATGGTAAACTGCAGATCGAGGGTGTACTCTATGTAACCGTCTTTTGCCTGACAGCGGACGACAGAAGCCCTGTTATCTCCTTTACGCAGCCCGTCCCCTTTGAAAAATCAACAGCGGTTTCCGGCGCTGAGCCGGGACAAAATGTAGAGATTGTTCCCTATTTGGAGAGCGTCCGTTCAGAGCTTAGAAATGAAAAGAAGCTGGATATGAAGGCATCGCTGGCCCTAGAAGTGAGCATTGTAGCAGAGGAGCGCCAGGAGGTGCTCACGGAGCTGCTTCTTCAGGAAGGAGAGGTGGAGGAGCTGCCGGCGATGGCATTATATTATCTGCAGCCCGGAGAAACGGTCTGGGATGTTGGCAAAAGATACCGCGTGCTGCCGGATTGTATGGAGAAGATGGGCGAGTCGGTTGTAATGGTTGTTCGCTGAGGTTGAAATTTTAGCCAGATGATGTATAATAGGCCTATCATACTATGATAGGAGGTTATGCAAATGCGTGAGTGGAATGTGCGGCAGAGGGCATACGGCAAGATCAACCTGGCGCTTAATGTAGGGGAGACCCGGCCGGATGGCTTTCATGAAGTAGCGATGATCATGCAGCATGTTAGCATCTGGGATGAAATTACGCTGATCAGACGGGATGATACAGAAATCACGCTGGAGTGTAACCTGCCTTTTCTGGGAGCGAATGAAAAAAATATTGCCTATCGCATGGCGCTGCTGATGCAGAAGCGCTATGGTCTGGGAGGCTTTCATGTTCGATTGTTTAAAAAGATCCCCATTGCCGCCGGAATGGCCGGCGGCAGTGCGGATGCCGCCGCCGTGATCAAGGCTGTTAATCGCTTGTTTGGGCTGGAGCTCTCGATGGATGAGATGATGAGACTGGGGACAGAGCTGGGATCTGATATTCCGTTTTGCCTGCTGGGAGGGACATGCCTGGCAACCGGACGAGGTGAGAGACTGGAGAGGATTGCACCGATGCGGGAGACGCATGTGGCATTGGTAAAGCCTAATTTTGGCATTTCTACGCCATGGTCCTATGCGCAGGTCGATGTTTATAAGGCGGCGCACGGAGAAACGGTGAAGGCAGATATACCGGCTATGGTGCAGGCCATAGAGAGAGGAGCACTGCCGCAGATTTGCGCCCATATGGCGAATCAGCTGGAACCGGCAGCCATAGAGGCGTATCCGGTAATTGGAGAAATCAAGCAGGATTTGATGGGGCTTGGTGCGGCGGGCGCCATGATGACGGGAAGCGGGCCTACGGTGTTTGGCCTGTTTGAAAGGTATGAAGCGGCGAGGGAGGCAGTGCGGCGCTGCAAGATGCGCTATCCGTGGAAATATCAGGTGATGTACTGCCGAATTGAAAGTTTTAAAAAACCATATTGATTTTTACTATAGAAAAATAGTAAAATAGAGGCAATACCCTCAATGATGAGGTTACAATTTTATATAAACTTAGGAGGAAGAGTCCCATGGACAAAGTCTACAACCCATATCAGAATATGCTGAATGTGTTAGAATGTGCCGCGCAGAAGCTGGAGCTTGATCAAAGCGATTATGAAGAGCTCAAATATCCGGAGAGAGAATTAAAGGTTTCCGTACCGGTACAGATGGACGATGGAAGTATTCGAGTTTTTGAAGGCTTCCGTGTGCAGCATTCAAGCTCCCGAGGACCGTGTAAGGGTGGCATCCGCTATCATCAGAATGTAGATGAAAGCGAAGTGAAGGCGCTGGCCGCGTGGATGAGTATTAAGTGCGCGATTGCGGATATCCCGTACGGCGGAGCCAAGGGCGGTATTTGTGTGGATCCTGCGACCTTGTCCAGAGGTGAGCTGGAGCGTTTGACGCGCCGTTATACGGCTATGATCGCGCCAATCATTGGAGTAGATCGGGATATTCCTGCGCCGGATGTGAATACAAACGGTGAGATCATGGGCTGGATTATGGATACCTATTCTGCGCTGAAGGGCTGCTATACGCCTGGCGTTGTGACGGGCAAGCCGATGGAGCTGGGCGGCAGCCTGGGCCGGCCGGAGGCAACAGGGCGCGGTGTTATGATCTGTGCAAAGGAAGCGGTAAAGCGCAGAGGCATGCAGATCGCAGGCAGCAAGGTGGCGGTGCAGGGAGCCGGTAACGTAGGCTTTACAGCAGCGCAGCTGATGGCGGCGGAGGGCTTTACGATTGTAGCGCTAAGCGATGTGTCCGGCGGTATTTATAAGCAGAGCGGCCTGGATGTTGAAAAGATCGGGCAGTATTTAAGTCAGAAGGGCAATCTTCTGAAGGACTATCAGGAAGAGGGACTTTCGTATATTACGAATGAAGAGCTCCTTACCTGTGAGTGTGATATTTTGGTGCCGGCTGCGCTGGAAAATCAGATTACAGCGGGCAATGCTCAGCAGGTTCAGGCCAAGCTGATTATTGAGGGCGCTAACGGGCCGACAACCAATGAGGCTGATGATATCTTAGAGAAACGCGGCATTACGGTGGTACCGGATGTGCTTGCCAATGGCGGCGGCGTAATTGTTTCCTATTTTGAGTGGGTGCAGAATCGTGAGATGCTGGCCTGGGATTTACAGACGGTGAATCAGAAGCTGCAGGATAAAATGCTGCTTGCCTTTGACAATGTCTGGCAAATGGCGGAGAATAAAAAGAGCTCGCTGCGTCAGGGTGCGTACATGGTAGCGCTGCAGAGACTGGTGGCCGCCAGAAAGCTGAGAGGGACATTTTTATAAGATAGTGCTTAATAAAGTAGAGAGCGCTGCTTAATCACATGAATGATTAAGCAGCGCTCCTTGTTTTATTCATAATCGGCAGCTGACTGCAATTCTTTCTCTAAAAATTGCTTTATATACGGATTATTTTCCTCACTTAAGGTAGGCTGAAACGCCATATACCGGCATTTCTGATACCGCTCGCCATCTAGTACAAAGGTATATCCCATCATACATTTAGGATTACAGTCGTTGGGGTCAATGAGCCGTTTGCAGACGGATGCTTTTTTGATTTCCTTTTTTATATTTTCGGGCAATGTGGACAGAAAGCTCTGATATTCCTGTATATGTTCGGGATAGATGCGAAGCCTCATCCCCGTTTTTCGGGATATAAAGGTTGCCAAAGTCCTTTTGGTGCTGCTGAGTACGTAAGACGTAACATAGCCGCTTTTTTGCAGTTTTATATCACATTTGCAGCCATTTTCTGTCAGATATTTATTAATCTGGCTGACAAAGCTACGGAAATGTTCTTCAACCGTTTCTATAAAGGCATTAAATTTGTCGTTCATGAGCTTCTTTGTTATCCTTTCTCTTTATCACTGGGATCCATACCTCATATTGTGCGTTTCGCGGATCTGGATTTAAGTAAACCTCAATATCGGGTGCATTGGCATATTCATATCCAGAGGTCGGAAGCCATTCTGTTATGATCCGCTGCTCTAGCTCCTGGATGGATTGATTTATGCCTGTTCCGGAAAAGACTGCCCATGTAGAGGCAGGAATGGTATACTCTTCAAACTCGACGCTTGTTTTTGTACTGGAAACAGCAATAAAGTATTTCCATTGCTCTTCATCGTTGCAGGCACTCACGCCTAAAAGCCCGATTAGCGGTGTATCCATCAGCCCTGCCAATTTTTCTATTGTTCCATTTGCAGATGCCTCCTGCCACATCTTAGGCATGGCCATAAAGTTATTTTCAATTTGCTTATCTAACGGCGCAGATACGCCAATGATGGGGAAGGCTTCTTTGGTTTCGATCCTATAATTTAATTCGGTTGCTCCCTTTATAGCAATTTTAAATACAATAGGAGAAAAAGACTTTACGGATACACCTTTTTCTTTCACAGATGAGGGGGCGATCCCGTGAAAAGATTGGAATGCCCTGTTAAATGCAGTCGGCGACTGGTAGCCATATTTCTCTGCAATATCAATAATCCGTTTGTCGCCGGTCTGTAAGTCTACTGCCGCTAAAGACATTTTTCTTCTTCGGATATACTCTGCCAAGGGAATGCCTGCCATATAAGTAAACATTCTTTGATAGTGATAGGCGGAGCAGCAGGCAATCCGCCCAAGCTGTTCATAGTCAATTTTATCTGTCAAATGCTCCTCAATATAATTTATGCTTTGATTTAATCTCTCAACCCATTCCATGAGGTACCTCCCTGCTACTGTGTTTTGTTTTTATTATAAGACTTATTCTTAAGCGTTTCCTCTCTATCTTTGCACAAAAAAGAGAGGCGATCGTATGGGGCCGCGTTATCACTTTATTTTAAACTGGAATCTAACGTACTTTTTTCTGATTTTGCACGTTAAGCATGGATGATAGCTTCAAATTTAACAGGGAAAACCACCGTTAAATTTAAAAGCATAAGCTTAGTATAACATACAAAACAGGAGAAAAGTACGTTAAAAGTGAGAAAATTGAATCGTAATAACGCTGCTTCAGCGGAGCAAGTCTCAATGACTGCCTCCTTTAAAAAGAAATTTTAAAATAACCTGTATAAAGGCGCTGCAAGCTGGGAATCTTTTCCGTATCGTCTGATGGAAAAGGAGAAGAGCAATGAAAGTACAGATAAAAGAATGGATGCAGAAAATAGAAAATAAAGTCTTTCTGGCCGCCATGGTCATAGGGACGGTTATCACGGTTTTGATTGTTTCGCTGTATACGCTTGCCGGACAGGAGGAAAAGCTGCTGGCAGAGAATTTTTTTCGCTTCCATGTACTGGCAAACAGCGATAGCGAAGAGGATCAGGCACTCAAGCTGCAGGTCAGAGATGCAGTCATCGCCTACTTGGAGCCTCAGCTGAGGGAGTCCTCTACGCGGGATGAGACCAAGCAGTATATATTAAAGCACCTTGCACAGATTACGGATGTGGCCGGCCGCACGGTGCGGCAGGCCGGCAGTGATCAGAGCGTCCAGGTGCTGGTGGGCGTGTCTGAATTTCCTACGAAAAGCTATGGCGCCGTCACTTTGCCGGCTGGCCGGTATGAGGCGCTGCGGATTGAGCTGGGAGAGGCGCAGGGGCACAATTGGTGGTGCGTGATGTTTCCCAGTCTGTGCTTTGTAGAGGAGACGGAGCCGGAGGAGATGGAGGAGGATTTGGAGCAGAAGCTTCCGCAGGAGCAGAATGAACTGATCCATGAACCAAGGCAGTTTAAATTTAAGCTGCTGGAATGGTACCATCAGCTGTTTGGCTGACTTGTATTTGGGGCTGAAATGTGATATAACTTTAGCAATACTGAATATCGATGGAGGCTGGGTGTGATCAGATGAAGGATGGATTTGTGAAGGTGGCGGCTGCTACTCCGGAGCTTGTAGTGGCAGATCCGAAATATAACTGTGAGAAAATGATGGAGATCGTGCGGGAGGCGGCGCAGCAGGAGGTACAGGTGCTGGTGCTGCCGGAGCTGGCAGTGACGGGCTATACCTGCGGTGATCTTTTTCTGCAGGAAAGCCTGCTGGCAGCGG containing:
- a CDS encoding Glu/Leu/Phe/Val dehydrogenase, whose translation is MDKVYNPYQNMLNVLECAAQKLELDQSDYEELKYPERELKVSVPVQMDDGSIRVFEGFRVQHSSSRGPCKGGIRYHQNVDESEVKALAAWMSIKCAIADIPYGGAKGGICVDPATLSRGELERLTRRYTAMIAPIIGVDRDIPAPDVNTNGEIMGWIMDTYSALKGCYTPGVVTGKPMELGGSLGRPEATGRGVMICAKEAVKRRGMQIAGSKVAVQGAGNVGFTAAQLMAAEGFTIVALSDVSGGIYKQSGLDVEKIGQYLSQKGNLLKDYQEEGLSYITNEELLTCECDILVPAALENQITAGNAQQVQAKLIIEGANGPTTNEADDILEKRGITVVPDVLANGGGVIVSYFEWVQNREMLAWDLQTVNQKLQDKMLLAFDNVWQMAENKKSSLRQGAYMVALQRLVAARKLRGTFL
- a CDS encoding DUF3794 domain-containing protein, which encodes MADLLRETYSSASMCPPQLLQVPVKGDVIVPDTKPDADKILQTSVRYMPADAALEHRKVRVQGELEFTVLYLSQEEMPALRSLTSVLPVEEEINLDGIMEEDDRVRFQIAYTPENIRSTLLNGRKLSLSALLEIEVQVTKYEDTAVIMDVAGEENLVLNRIQKPVSRLVGDKEEKLIVRESEAVKDGSPNIQEILWWDASIRNRSCRLLEDKVQVKGEIAVSVLYQTENGVQFFDYSTDFAGLLEVSGCREDMEAALQMEIVKGFVHADADADGEQRVLQMEMIVSCRVRVCEEQMCELVVDAYDTKQDVLLEKPLRFMQHQIYRDQLRADVAETLEIPENMPMALQVFYTTARVKVDDYVIEDGKLQIEGVLYVTVFCLTADDRSPVISFTQPVPFEKSTAVSGAEPGQNVEIVPYLESVRSELRNEKKLDMKASLALEVSIVAEERQEVLTELLLQEGEVEELPAMALYYLQPGETVWDVGKRYRVLPDCMEKMGESVVMVVR
- a CDS encoding 4-(cytidine 5'-diphospho)-2-C-methyl-D-erythritol kinase, which codes for MREWNVRQRAYGKINLALNVGETRPDGFHEVAMIMQHVSIWDEITLIRRDDTEITLECNLPFLGANEKNIAYRMALLMQKRYGLGGFHVRLFKKIPIAAGMAGGSADAAAVIKAVNRLFGLELSMDEMMRLGTELGSDIPFCLLGGTCLATGRGERLERIAPMRETHVALVKPNFGISTPWSYAQVDVYKAAHGETVKADIPAMVQAIERGALPQICAHMANQLEPAAIEAYPVIGEIKQDLMGLGAAGAMMTGSGPTVFGLFERYEAAREAVRRCKMRYPWKYQVMYCRIESFKKPY
- a CDS encoding protease complex subunit PrcB family protein; the protein is MSQKKSFWVFLLLSVCILLTACGKKEEPVRSYENAQDIAYEIVTGSDVPHKVNEKIYKAKEKGFGFAYRDGETMYTIFGFGKQNTGGYSIQVLAVKETDAAVVIEAKLVAPEAEEVISTSPSYPYMILKMTNVEKDVQFLLH
- a CDS encoding AraC family transcriptional regulator, whose product is MEWVERLNQSINYIEEHLTDKIDYEQLGRIACCSAYHYQRMFTYMAGIPLAEYIRRRKMSLAAVDLQTGDKRIIDIAEKYGYQSPTAFNRAFQSFHGIAPSSVKEKGVSVKSFSPIVFKIAIKGATELNYRIETKEAFPIIGVSAPLDKQIENNFMAMPKMWQEASANGTIEKLAGLMDTPLIGLLGVSACNDEEQWKYFIAVSSTKTSVEFEEYTIPASTWAVFSGTGINQSIQELEQRIITEWLPTSGYEYANAPDIEVYLNPDPRNAQYEVWIPVIKRKDNKEAHERQI
- the spoIIR gene encoding stage II sporulation protein R — its product is MKVQIKEWMQKIENKVFLAAMVIGTVITVLIVSLYTLAGQEEKLLAENFFRFHVLANSDSEEDQALKLQVRDAVIAYLEPQLRESSTRDETKQYILKHLAQITDVAGRTVRQAGSDQSVQVLVGVSEFPTKSYGAVTLPAGRYEALRIELGEAQGHNWWCVMFPSLCFVEETEPEEMEEDLEQKLPQEQNELIHEPRQFKFKLLEWYHQLFG